One window of uncultured Methanoregula sp. genomic DNA carries:
- a CDS encoding cyclase family protein produces the protein MEGGKLKFYDITRPLTGRSFVYPGDTPPEFVQEDKGLYLITDMHMNSHTGTHIDAPIHYLKSGDTIDRVPLSHLIGKCRVLDVTGEGSTITKTSLMGQLDGIQRLMLRTSFSESTKFKEDYPALNLDAARYLTGVGLCCVGIDSFSIESFVCDGSVHRELLSHDCIVIELLDLSGVPEGDYNMIALPLRLAGLDGSPARVILTTKEESA, from the coding sequence ATGGAAGGAGGAAAATTGAAGTTCTACGATATAACCCGTCCGCTCACCGGTAGATCATTCGTATATCCCGGAGATACACCTCCTGAATTCGTGCAGGAGGACAAGGGATTGTACCTGATCACAGATATGCACATGAACAGTCACACCGGGACACATATTGACGCCCCCATTCATTATCTGAAATCCGGGGACACGATCGACAGGGTGCCCCTTTCGCACCTGATCGGCAAATGCAGGGTTCTCGATGTGACCGGAGAGGGAAGTACGATAACAAAAACGTCCCTAATGGGACAACTGGATGGAATACAGCGCCTCATGCTCAGAACCTCATTTTCTGAATCCACAAAATTTAAAGAGGATTACCCGGCATTGAATCTGGATGCAGCCCGGTACCTCACCGGGGTCGGGCTGTGTTGTGTGGGCATAGATTCATTCTCGATCGAGTCGTTCGTCTGCGATGGATCTGTTCACCGGGAACTGCTCAGCCACGACTGTATTGTTATTGAACTTTTAGATCTATCCGGAGTTCCGGAAGGGGATTACAACATGATTGCACTGCCACTGCGTCTTGCTGGTCTCGACGGGTCTCCTGCAAGGGTTATCCTTACCACGAAAGAGGAGAGTGCCTGA
- a CDS encoding SufD family Fe-S cluster assembly protein, producing the protein MPSPVKVPELSKVDEERIAQAGIDLSMKNRCGTFLQMDQDIVQAECGESGIEVLSYKRAMEKYGWLKEYSWNVVSPEKDDITRYVAAQKDPKGYVIIAHKGSNNVMPVQACLYLGKDQIQHVHNIVIAEEGAELHMISGCASGAHVGKGGAHYGISEFYIKKNAKISFTMIHNWSEDIEVYPRSASIVEENGVFLSNYVCMQPVKKVQMYPTATLKGANSVARFSSIVISTPGSYMDLGSRAILEAPGASAELITRAITKGGTIISRGHINGKVAGTRGHLECKGLILKDGVIYAIPEIEGSVVGTELSHEAAVGKLAKDEIEYLMSRGLDEDEATATIIRGFLDVKIAGLPESLQKQIDASIDVAEKSGF; encoded by the coding sequence ATGCCGTCACCCGTAAAAGTCCCGGAACTCTCGAAAGTTGATGAGGAGCGTATTGCTCAGGCAGGAATTGATCTCTCGATGAAAAACCGGTGTGGAACATTCCTCCAGATGGACCAGGACATAGTCCAGGCCGAATGCGGCGAATCCGGTATCGAGGTACTCTCCTACAAGCGGGCAATGGAAAAATACGGCTGGCTGAAAGAATATTCCTGGAATGTAGTCTCACCGGAAAAAGATGACATAACAAGATACGTCGCAGCACAGAAAGATCCGAAGGGTTATGTCATCATTGCCCATAAAGGCTCGAATAACGTCATGCCGGTCCAGGCATGCCTCTATCTCGGAAAGGACCAGATCCAGCATGTACACAATATCGTTATCGCAGAAGAGGGGGCCGAGCTCCATATGATATCCGGATGTGCCAGCGGGGCACATGTAGGTAAAGGTGGGGCTCACTATGGGATCTCCGAGTTCTACATTAAAAAGAATGCCAAGATCAGCTTTACAATGATTCACAACTGGAGCGAGGATATCGAAGTCTATCCACGGAGTGCGTCCATTGTCGAAGAGAACGGGGTATTCCTCTCCAATTATGTCTGCATGCAGCCGGTTAAAAAAGTGCAAATGTACCCCACAGCAACCCTGAAAGGGGCCAATTCGGTTGCCAGGTTCAGCAGTATCGTAATTTCAACACCGGGTTCCTATATGGATCTCGGTTCGCGCGCAATCCTTGAAGCCCCGGGTGCCAGTGCAGAGCTGATCACCCGCGCCATCACGAAGGGGGGGACAATCATTTCCCGGGGTCACATCAATGGAAAGGTTGCCGGCACCCGGGGGCATCTGGAATGCAAAGGCCTAATCCTGAAGGACGGCGTGATATACGCCATTCCTGAAATTGAAGGATCGGTCGTCGGTACTGAGCTCTCCCACGAAGCAGCCGTCGGAAAGCTGGCAAAAGATGAGATTGAATACCTGATGTCCCGGGGGCTTGATGAAGACGAGGCCACCGCTACCATCATCAGGGGATTCCTTGATGTGAAGATCGCCGGCCTGCCAGAATCACTTCAAAAACAGATCGATGCATCTATCGACGTGGCGGAGAAATCAGGGTTCTAA
- a CDS encoding protein-L-isoaspartate(D-aspartate) O-methyltransferase: MTKYPRAFERERMVEDQIRSRGIQNPRIISVIKEIPRHFFIPPPYDQAAYEDSPLPIGNGQTISQPYIVALMTELLNPGQDDTILEIGAGSGYQAAILGKLAKRVITIERIPVVADLARSNLDKLGIANVDLIVGDGTIGYPASAPFNGILITAATPQVPQPLIDQLAEEGRLVAPVGNRDLQNLIRIVRTGSRIVESSHGGVRFVPLIGRQGWKEEN; this comes from the coding sequence ATGACCAAATACCCCAGGGCATTTGAGCGTGAAAGAATGGTGGAGGACCAGATTCGTTCGCGGGGGATCCAGAACCCCCGTATCATCTCAGTTATCAAAGAGATCCCCCGTCACTTTTTTATTCCTCCTCCGTATGACCAGGCTGCTTACGAGGATTCCCCCCTACCAATCGGTAATGGACAGACTATTTCCCAGCCGTATATCGTTGCCCTTATGACAGAACTCCTGAACCCGGGACAGGACGACACTATCCTTGAAATCGGAGCCGGAAGCGGGTACCAGGCAGCAATTCTTGGAAAACTTGCAAAGAGGGTTATTACTATCGAACGGATACCTGTGGTGGCGGATCTTGCACGCTCAAACCTTGATAAGCTGGGAATAGCCAATGTCGATCTGATTGTGGGGGACGGTACAATCGGCTATCCCGCCAGCGCTCCATTTAACGGGATCCTTATAACGGCCGCAACACCACAGGTCCCCCAACCACTCATTGATCAACTTGCAGAAGAGGGGAGACTTGTGGCACCTGTCGGTAATCGCGATCTCCAGAATCTCATCCGAATCGTCCGTACCGGTAGCCGAATCGTGGAGTCTTCGCATGGAGGAGTGAGGTTTGTTCCCCTTATCGGGAGGCAGGGATGGAAGGAGGAAAATTGA
- a CDS encoding site-specific DNA-methyltransferase produces MRAQKISDKKGKADLRRGTKHANERLSVQESDRIHEFTNHIICGDAQTTLSQIPDESIDLIITSPPYNFGHAYAGDPHDDTHEWNAYFEDLLGVWRECDRVLKPGGRIAVNVQPLFSDYIPTHHIISRQLAALGLLWKAEFLWEKNNYNAKFTAWGSWKSPSMPYIKYTWEFIEVFDKMTHKKAGKRENIDITAEEFKEWVMGRWSFPPETRMKDYHHPAMFPEELPRRLMKLFSYKNDIVLDPFNGAGTTTLVAWKYGRRFIGIDNSRQYCDMAITRIGSVAHEDPSSGEYPLPGLLYLDK; encoded by the coding sequence ATGAGAGCACAGAAAATATCCGATAAGAAAGGTAAGGCCGATCTGCGGAGGGGAACAAAGCATGCCAATGAGAGACTTTCTGTGCAGGAATCAGATCGCATACACGAGTTCACCAACCATATCATCTGCGGGGATGCGCAAACAACTCTCTCACAGATTCCGGATGAAAGCATAGACCTGATCATAACATCTCCACCCTATAATTTTGGTCATGCATATGCGGGAGATCCCCACGATGACACTCATGAATGGAATGCCTATTTTGAGGATCTTCTTGGTGTGTGGAGGGAGTGTGATCGTGTACTCAAGCCGGGCGGACGGATCGCTGTGAATGTCCAGCCCCTCTTTTCCGACTACATTCCAACTCATCATATCATCTCCCGCCAGCTTGCTGCTCTCGGTCTTCTCTGGAAAGCGGAATTTCTCTGGGAGAAGAATAACTATAATGCAAAATTCACGGCTTGGGGGAGCTGGAAATCCCCCTCGATGCCCTACATAAAATATACGTGGGAATTCATTGAAGTCTTTGATAAGATGACCCATAAAAAGGCCGGGAAGCGTGAAAATATTGACATCACTGCTGAGGAGTTCAAGGAATGGGTGATGGGCCGGTGGTCGTTTCCTCCGGAGACCCGGATGAAAGATTACCATCACCCAGCTATGTTCCCGGAGGAACTACCCCGTCGGCTCATGAAACTCTTCTCGTACAAAAACGATATTGTTCTCGATCCTTTCAACGGGGCAGGAACGACAACGCTGGTTGCATGGAAATACGGGCGACGTTTTATCGGCATCGATAATTCCCGCCAGTATTGTGACATGGCAATAACCCGCATTGGATCGGTTGCTCATGAAGATCCGTCTTCTGGCGAGTACCCCTTGCCCGGACTTCTCTACTTGGACAAATAA
- a CDS encoding ABC transporter ATP-binding protein, protein MLQIQNLYVKVGDKEVLHDINLHIGEGETHVLLGPNGSGKTTLLMTIMGFSNYTITKGKILFRGEDVTAMHAHERAQRGIGMMFQRPPTISGLKLGKMLTAISKTKNEDITKLAASVHMDKFLERDINKGFSGGEIKRSEVLQLMIQNPDFVMLDEPESGVDLENISLIGTTIGSLLEKDKHLIKRRKSGLVITHTGYILDYIDADKGHVMCDGQIRCHGNPREILKDIKQRGYKECLECRHP, encoded by the coding sequence ATGCTGCAAATTCAGAACTTATATGTGAAGGTCGGCGACAAAGAGGTGTTGCACGATATTAACCTCCACATCGGTGAAGGGGAGACCCATGTCTTGCTCGGTCCGAACGGTTCGGGCAAGACAACGCTCCTCATGACTATTATGGGTTTTTCCAATTATACTATCACCAAGGGAAAGATCCTTTTCCGAGGGGAGGATGTAACAGCAATGCATGCCCATGAGAGGGCACAACGGGGCATCGGAATGATGTTCCAGCGCCCACCAACCATATCGGGCCTTAAACTGGGAAAGATGCTTACAGCAATCTCAAAAACCAAGAATGAAGACATCACAAAACTTGCAGCATCTGTCCACATGGACAAATTCCTTGAGCGGGACATCAACAAAGGATTCTCCGGAGGAGAAATCAAACGCAGCGAAGTACTGCAGCTCATGATCCAGAACCCGGATTTCGTCATGCTGGACGAGCCGGAAAGCGGGGTTGATCTGGAAAATATCTCCCTTATCGGGACAACCATTGGATCCCTTCTCGAAAAAGACAAACACCTCATCAAACGGAGGAAGAGCGGCCTCGTCATTACCCATACGGGATATATTCTCGATTACATCGATGCTGACAAGGGACACGTTATGTGTGACGGGCAGATTCGGTGCCATGGGAACCCCCGGGAAATCTTAAAGGATATCAAACAGCGTGGTTACAAGGAGTGTCTCGAATGCCGTCACCCGTAA